From one Streptomyces sp. CA-210063 genomic stretch:
- a CDS encoding gamma-glutamyltransferase family protein: MFTTRPTLQGTFGMVSSTHWLASQCAMAVLEDGGNAFDAAVAAGFVLHVVEPHLNGPAGEVPIVLAPADGEVRVLCGQGVAPAGASIGHYRGLGLELVPGTGPLAAAVPGAFDAWMLLLRDHGTKDLADVLKYAIGYAEDGHAPVENVGATVESVRDLFEKEWVSSAEVYLPQGRSPRPGELFRNPSLAATWRRLLAEVEGAGDRQARIEAAREVWRSGFIAEALVRQAGRPTLDTSGEHHTGTLAMSDLAAWSASYEAPATYDWNGWTLCKAGPWSQGPVLLQQLALLPPELPPYGSAEYVHLLVEGCKLAMADREAWYGDAAPVPLAELLSDEYNAARRALVDETASRELRPGGPGGRAPRLSAHARVVAAEEPGHNPLGAGEPTVARGLGGVGEPTVAKGLGGVGEPTVAKSPRSPVPGEPEVAADGGTRGDTCHLDIVDRWGNMVAATPSGGWLQSNPVVPELGFPLGTRLQMAWLDEGLPNSLTPGRRPRTTLTPSLALRDGVPVMAFGTPGGDQQDQWQLHFFLAVALRAPIRGGLDLQGAIDAPNWHNDGFPGSFYPRGMRPGSVTVESRMPPEVVAELRRRGHDVTVGEAWSEGRLCAVARDPETGVLSAAANPRGMQGYAVGR, from the coding sequence GTGTTCACCACTCGACCGACGCTCCAGGGGACCTTCGGCATGGTGTCCTCCACGCACTGGCTGGCGTCGCAGTGCGCGATGGCCGTCCTGGAGGACGGCGGCAACGCGTTCGACGCGGCCGTGGCGGCGGGCTTCGTCCTGCACGTCGTGGAACCGCACCTCAACGGGCCCGCCGGCGAGGTGCCGATCGTCCTCGCCCCGGCGGACGGCGAGGTCCGGGTGCTGTGCGGGCAGGGCGTCGCGCCCGCCGGGGCGTCGATCGGGCACTATCGGGGGCTCGGTCTGGAGCTCGTACCCGGTACGGGGCCTCTGGCGGCGGCCGTGCCGGGTGCGTTCGACGCGTGGATGCTCCTGCTGCGCGACCACGGCACCAAGGACCTGGCCGACGTCCTGAAGTACGCCATCGGGTACGCGGAGGACGGACACGCGCCCGTGGAGAACGTGGGGGCGACGGTCGAGTCCGTGCGTGACCTCTTCGAGAAGGAGTGGGTCTCGTCGGCGGAGGTGTATCTGCCGCAGGGACGGTCGCCTCGCCCCGGCGAGTTGTTCCGCAATCCGTCCCTCGCCGCGACCTGGCGGCGGCTGCTCGCCGAGGTCGAGGGGGCGGGGGACCGGCAGGCCCGGATCGAGGCGGCGCGCGAGGTGTGGCGCTCCGGGTTCATCGCCGAGGCCCTCGTCCGGCAGGCCGGGCGGCCCACCCTGGACACCAGCGGCGAACACCACACCGGGACACTCGCCATGTCCGACCTCGCCGCCTGGTCCGCGTCCTACGAGGCCCCGGCGACGTACGACTGGAACGGCTGGACCCTGTGCAAGGCGGGCCCCTGGAGCCAGGGCCCCGTGCTCCTCCAGCAACTCGCCCTGCTGCCGCCCGAACTGCCCCCGTACGGGTCCGCCGAGTACGTGCACCTCCTCGTCGAGGGCTGCAAGCTCGCCATGGCCGACCGGGAGGCCTGGTACGGGGACGCCGCGCCGGTGCCGCTCGCCGAGCTGCTGTCCGACGAGTACAACGCCGCGCGGCGGGCGCTCGTCGACGAGACGGCGTCGCGGGAGCTGCGGCCCGGCGGCCCCGGCGGTCGCGCCCCGAGACTGAGCGCCCACGCACGCGTGGTGGCCGCGGAAGAGCCGGGCCACAACCCCTTGGGCGCCGGTGAGCCCACGGTCGCGAGGGGGCTCGGGGGAGTGGGTGAGCCGACCGTCGCGAAGGGGCTCGGAGGAGTCGGTGAGCCCACCGTCGCCAAGAGTCCGCGGTCGCCGGTGCCGGGGGAGCCCGAGGTCGCGGCGGACGGGGGCACGCGGGGCGACACCTGCCACCTCGACATCGTCGACCGCTGGGGCAACATGGTCGCGGCCACGCCCAGTGGGGGCTGGCTGCAGTCCAACCCGGTGGTGCCCGAGCTGGGCTTCCCGCTCGGCACCCGCCTGCAGATGGCCTGGCTGGACGAGGGGCTGCCCAACTCGCTCACCCCGGGCCGTCGGCCGCGCACCACGCTCACCCCGTCGCTGGCGCTGCGCGACGGCGTGCCGGTCATGGCCTTCGGCACACCAGGCGGCGACCAGCAGGACCAGTGGCAGCTGCACTTCTTCCTCGCCGTCGCCCTCCGCGCGCCGATCCGGGGCGGCTTGGACCTCCAGGGTGCGATCGACGCCCCGAACTGGCACAACGACGGCTTCCCCGGCTCCTTCTACCCGCGCGGTATGCGCCCCGGCAGTGTCACTGTCGAGTCCCGTATGCCCCCGGAGGTGGTCGCGGAGCTGCGTCGGCGCGGCCACGACGTCACCGTCGGCGAGGCCTGGTCCGAGGGCCGACTGTGTGCGGTCGCCCGGGACCCGGAGACCGGGGTGCTGTCGGCGGCGGCGAACCCACGGGGGATGCAGGGGTACGCGGTCGGACGCTGA
- a CDS encoding class I SAM-dependent methyltransferase gives MTQSPSATETDPPPLPVEILAYYERGGEEVRLRQGAGRLEFWRTQDILRRLLPSAPARVLDVGGGTGIHAEWLARDGYEVEVVDPVPMHVEWSGRLPGVTARLGDARALPAENATYDVVLLLGPLYHLPERPDRVGALTEAYRAVRPGGVVVAATINRFAGLNDTLRQGNYFIPERRTRVDEVSADGRHRYSSADPHFTTAYFADPAEVPVEFTEAGLAYEGQYGVEGVAWLMGGVEEWLDEPERREAVLAATRRIESEPSLLGASGHVLTAGRRP, from the coding sequence ATGACCCAGTCACCGTCCGCCACCGAGACCGACCCCCCGCCCCTGCCCGTGGAGATCCTCGCCTATTACGAGCGGGGAGGGGAGGAAGTACGTCTCAGACAGGGTGCCGGACGCCTGGAGTTCTGGCGCACCCAGGACATCCTGCGGAGGCTGCTGCCGTCGGCTCCCGCGCGGGTGCTCGACGTCGGCGGCGGCACCGGCATCCACGCCGAGTGGCTGGCTCGGGACGGATACGAGGTCGAGGTCGTCGACCCCGTGCCGATGCACGTGGAGTGGTCCGGGCGGCTGCCCGGGGTCACCGCCCGGCTCGGGGACGCCCGCGCGCTGCCCGCCGAGAACGCCACGTACGACGTCGTGCTCCTCCTCGGGCCGCTCTACCACTTGCCCGAACGCCCCGACCGGGTAGGGGCGTTGACGGAGGCATATCGGGCCGTCCGCCCGGGTGGGGTGGTCGTCGCGGCTACGATCAACCGGTTCGCGGGCCTCAACGACACGCTCCGGCAAGGGAATTACTTCATACCGGAGCGACGGACGCGCGTCGACGAGGTCTCGGCCGACGGCAGACACCGGTACTCGTCGGCCGACCCGCACTTCACCACCGCCTACTTCGCCGACCCGGCCGAGGTGCCGGTCGAGTTCACCGAGGCGGGGCTCGCGTACGAGGGACAGTACGGGGTCGAGGGCGTCGCTTGGCTGATGGGCGGCGTCGAGGAGTGGCTGGACGAACCGGAGCGTCGGGAGGCCGTGCTGGCGGCGACCCGGCGGATCGAGTCGGAGCCGTCCCTGTTGGGGGCGAGCGGGCATGTGCTGACGGCGGGCCGGCGTCCTTGA
- a CDS encoding DUF4232 domain-containing protein codes for MIPIPGRTASRAALLAALTLAVGGCGLSEELDRERNPDRAVPSVTASSAGTDPAEGLRLPEPPEAAEAELGADPTGVPSFDPTAACPASGVRMLPGPVEPAMGLRAMSVTLTNCGTKPYTLNGYPSLQVLDEDHDVIDTSVLEGPEEITTGVPDPGPHTVTVRPGKQARTSLVWRNTVTEVNTPAVNAPYLRLVPAKGEPAEVLTVDGGIDLGNTGRIGVTAWEKVVDDR; via the coding sequence ATGATCCCGATACCCGGCCGTACGGCCTCCCGCGCGGCCCTCCTGGCGGCACTGACGCTGGCCGTCGGCGGCTGCGGACTCTCGGAGGAACTGGACCGCGAGCGCAACCCCGACCGCGCGGTGCCCTCGGTCACGGCGTCGTCGGCGGGGACGGATCCGGCCGAAGGGCTGCGGCTCCCGGAGCCGCCGGAAGCGGCGGAGGCGGAGTTGGGGGCGGATCCGACAGGGGTCCCGTCGTTCGATCCGACGGCAGCCTGCCCGGCCTCCGGGGTGCGGATGCTGCCCGGTCCCGTGGAGCCCGCGATGGGGCTGCGGGCGATGAGCGTGACCCTCACGAACTGCGGAACGAAGCCGTACACCCTCAACGGCTACCCCTCGCTCCAGGTCCTCGACGAGGACCACGACGTCATCGACACGAGCGTCCTCGAAGGCCCGGAGGAGATCACCACCGGTGTGCCGGACCCCGGTCCGCACACGGTGACCGTCCGGCCCGGCAAGCAGGCCAGGACCTCGCTGGTCTGGCGCAACACGGTCACCGAGGTGAACACTCCCGCCGTCAACGCCCCGTATCTGCGGCTCGTCCCGGCGAAGGGCGAGCCCGCGGAAGTGCTCACTGTCGACGGCGGCATCGACCTCGGCAACACCGGACGCATCGGCGTGACGGCGTGGGAGAAGGTCGTCGACGACAGATAA
- a CDS encoding NCS1 family nucleobase:cation symporter-1, translating to MTETVPTGSPIAQSADSSGRIELAPGAFPADSPFANEDLRPVPVSERKWTTYNFAALWISMAHCIPSWTLASGLVALGMDWKQAVFTIALANIIVLLPMLATGHAGPKYGIPFPVLARASFGLRGANIPALIRAAVACGWFGIQTWIGGSGIFALGSKLTGGEWENAGKIAGNPWPLWLCFVLFWALQIAIIYRGMDFLRHFENWAAPFVIVGALVLLIWIAVKADGFGALLDQPSKLGWGPDFWPVFFPSLMGMIGFWATLSLNIPDFTRFGASQKAQTWGQSLGLPTTMTLFAVLAVLVTSGSEVVYGEAIWDPVTLAAKADNVFGLLFALITVLVATISVNIAANVVSPAYDLANLAPKLINFRTGALITGVVGVLIFPWKLISTPEFYIFTWLGVVGGLLGTVAGILIADYWIIRRTVLHLADLYTPGGRYWYSNGWNWRAIVAFVVGGVLAVGGSYSTVSADGVSSGPFPADGIIPFLKPLADYGWAVGLAASMLLYVALMAGHKERATTP from the coding sequence ATGACCGAAACAGTCCCCACGGGGTCGCCGATAGCCCAGTCCGCCGACTCCTCCGGCCGGATCGAGCTCGCGCCCGGGGCCTTCCCCGCCGACAGCCCCTTCGCCAACGAGGACCTGCGCCCCGTACCCGTCTCCGAGCGCAAGTGGACGACGTACAACTTCGCGGCGCTGTGGATCTCCATGGCCCACTGCATCCCCAGCTGGACCCTGGCCTCCGGCCTGGTCGCCCTCGGCATGGACTGGAAGCAGGCCGTCTTCACCATCGCCCTGGCCAACATCATCGTGCTGCTGCCGATGCTGGCCACCGGGCACGCGGGACCCAAGTACGGCATCCCCTTCCCGGTGCTCGCCCGCGCCTCCTTCGGTCTGCGCGGCGCCAACATCCCGGCGCTGATCCGCGCGGCCGTGGCCTGCGGCTGGTTCGGCATCCAGACGTGGATCGGCGGCTCCGGCATCTTCGCGCTCGGCTCCAAGCTCACCGGCGGTGAGTGGGAGAACGCGGGGAAGATCGCGGGCAACCCGTGGCCGCTGTGGCTCTGCTTCGTCCTCTTCTGGGCGCTGCAGATCGCGATCATCTACCGCGGTATGGACTTCCTGCGGCACTTCGAGAACTGGGCCGCGCCCTTCGTGATCGTCGGCGCGCTCGTGCTGCTGATCTGGATCGCGGTCAAGGCCGACGGCTTCGGCGCGCTCCTCGACCAGCCCTCCAAGCTCGGCTGGGGCCCCGACTTCTGGCCGGTCTTCTTCCCGTCCCTCATGGGCATGATCGGCTTCTGGGCCACGCTCTCCCTGAACATCCCCGACTTCACCCGCTTCGGCGCCAGCCAGAAGGCGCAGACCTGGGGCCAGTCCCTCGGCCTGCCCACCACGATGACCCTCTTCGCCGTCCTCGCCGTGCTGGTCACCTCCGGCTCCGAGGTCGTCTACGGCGAGGCCATCTGGGACCCGGTCACGCTGGCCGCCAAGGCCGACAACGTCTTCGGGCTCCTCTTCGCCCTGATCACCGTGCTGGTCGCCACCATCTCCGTGAACATCGCGGCGAACGTGGTCTCACCGGCGTACGACCTGGCGAACCTCGCCCCGAAGCTCATCAACTTCCGTACGGGCGCGCTGATCACGGGTGTCGTCGGCGTCCTGATCTTCCCGTGGAAGCTGATCTCCACGCCCGAGTTCTACATCTTCACCTGGCTCGGCGTGGTCGGCGGTCTGCTCGGCACGGTCGCGGGCATCCTCATCGCCGACTACTGGATCATCCGCCGTACCGTTCTGCACCTCGCGGACCTGTACACGCCCGGCGGCCGCTACTGGTACTCCAACGGCTGGAACTGGCGCGCGATCGTGGCCTTCGTGGTCGGTGGCGTCCTCGCGGTCGGCGGTTCGTACTCGACCGTGTCCGCGGACGGCGTCTCGTCGGGTCCGTTCCCGGCCGACGGCATCATCCCGTTCCTCAAGCCGCTCGCCGACTACGGCTGGGCGGTGGGCCTGGCCGCGTCCATGCTGCTGTACGTGGCGCTGATGGCCGGCCACAAGGAGCGTGCCACGACCCCCTGA
- a CDS encoding TIGR03842 family LLM class F420-dependent oxidoreductase, with amino-acid sequence MDFGLVLQTDPPASRVIELMKRAENNGFTYGWTFDSAVLWQEPFVIYSQILSSTTKLTVGPMVTNPGTRTWEVTASTFATLNDMFGNRTVCGIGRGDSAMRVAGRTPNTLARISQAMKVIRALGSGQEADLGGTVVRFPWIKEDAELPVWMAAYGPKALKMTGEEADGFILQLSDLYLTEYMVKAVKDAAVAAGRDPSEVKICVAAPAYVTEDDSPEALAHAREQCRWFGGMVGNHVADLVSKYGEHSAAVPEELTDYIKAREGYDYSHHGRADNPDTQFVPDEIVDRFCVIGTPEMHIEKLNALRALGVDQFAVYDMHDAQERVIDVYGSTVIPALNG; translated from the coding sequence ATGGACTTCGGACTCGTCCTGCAGACCGACCCACCGGCCTCGCGTGTCATCGAGCTGATGAAGCGCGCCGAGAACAACGGCTTCACCTACGGCTGGACCTTCGACTCCGCCGTGCTGTGGCAGGAGCCGTTCGTCATCTACAGCCAGATCCTCTCCAGTACCACGAAGCTGACGGTCGGCCCGATGGTCACCAACCCGGGCACCCGCACCTGGGAGGTCACCGCCTCGACCTTCGCCACGCTCAACGACATGTTCGGCAACCGCACGGTGTGCGGCATCGGCCGCGGCGACTCCGCGATGCGCGTCGCCGGGCGCACCCCGAACACGCTGGCCCGGATCAGCCAGGCCATGAAGGTCATCCGCGCGCTCGGCTCGGGCCAGGAGGCCGACCTCGGCGGCACGGTCGTCAGGTTCCCCTGGATCAAGGAGGACGCCGAACTGCCGGTCTGGATGGCCGCGTACGGCCCCAAGGCCCTGAAGATGACCGGCGAGGAGGCCGACGGCTTCATCCTCCAGCTGTCCGACCTCTATCTGACCGAGTACATGGTCAAGGCGGTCAAGGACGCGGCCGTGGCCGCCGGGCGCGACCCGTCCGAGGTGAAGATCTGCGTGGCCGCCCCCGCGTACGTCACCGAGGACGACTCGCCCGAGGCGCTGGCCCACGCGCGCGAGCAGTGCCGGTGGTTCGGCGGGATGGTCGGCAACCACGTGGCCGACCTGGTGTCGAAGTACGGCGAGCACTCCGCGGCCGTACCGGAGGAGCTGACGGACTACATCAAGGCCCGCGAGGGGTACGACTACTCCCACCACGGGCGCGCCGACAACCCCGACACCCAGTTCGTGCCGGACGAGATCGTCGACCGGTTCTGCGTCATCGGCACCCCCGAGATGCACATCGAGAAGCTCAACGCACTGCGCGCGCTGGGTGTCGACCAGTTCGCCGTGTACGACATGCACGACGCGCAGGAGCGGGTGATCGACGTGTACGGCTCGACGGTCATCCCGGCGCTCAACGGCTGA
- the hydA gene encoding dihydropyrimidinase: MSGRTVIRGGLVITASDEIHADVLIEDGRVAALAASGTPAAEAWTAERTIDATGKYVIPGGVDAHTHMELPFGGTFASDTFETGTRAAAWGGTTTIVDFAVQSVGHSLREGLDAWHAKAEGNCAIDYAFHMIVSDVNQDTLKEMDLLVQEGVTSFKQFMAYPGVFYSDDGQILRAMQRSAENGGLIMMHAENGIAIDVLVEQALARGETDPRYHGEVRKALLEAEATHRAIKLAQVAGAPLYVVHVSAMEAVAELARARDEGLNVFGETCPQYLFLSTDNLAEPDFEGSKYVCSTPLRPREHQAKLWRGLRTNDLQVVSTDHCPFCFVGQKELGRGDFSKIPNGLPGVENRMDLLHQAVVDGHISRRRWIEIACATPARMFGMYPKKGTIAPGADADIVIYDPHAEQVMSAETHHMNVDYSAYEGKRTTGRVETVLSRGELVITEREYTGHAGHGVYTPRSTCQYLN, from the coding sequence ATGAGCGGCCGTACAGTGATCCGCGGCGGTCTCGTCATCACAGCCTCGGATGAGATCCACGCCGATGTCCTGATCGAGGACGGCCGCGTCGCCGCCCTCGCCGCCAGCGGCACACCCGCCGCGGAGGCCTGGACCGCCGAACGCACCATCGACGCCACCGGCAAGTACGTCATCCCGGGCGGCGTCGACGCCCACACCCACATGGAGCTGCCCTTCGGCGGCACCTTCGCCTCGGACACCTTCGAGACCGGCACCCGGGCCGCCGCCTGGGGCGGTACGACGACGATCGTCGACTTCGCCGTGCAGAGCGTCGGCCACAGCCTGCGCGAGGGCCTGGACGCCTGGCACGCCAAGGCGGAGGGCAACTGCGCCATCGACTACGCCTTCCACATGATCGTGTCCGACGTGAACCAGGACACCCTCAAGGAGATGGATCTGCTGGTGCAGGAGGGCGTCACCTCCTTCAAGCAGTTCATGGCCTACCCGGGCGTCTTCTACAGCGACGACGGCCAGATCCTGCGCGCCATGCAGCGCTCCGCCGAGAACGGCGGCCTGATCATGATGCACGCGGAGAACGGCATCGCGATCGACGTCCTCGTCGAGCAGGCGCTGGCGCGTGGCGAGACCGACCCCCGCTACCACGGCGAAGTGCGCAAGGCCCTGCTCGAAGCCGAGGCCACCCACCGCGCCATCAAGCTGGCCCAGGTCGCCGGCGCCCCCCTGTACGTCGTGCACGTCTCGGCGATGGAGGCAGTCGCCGAGCTGGCCCGAGCGCGTGACGAGGGGCTCAACGTCTTCGGCGAGACCTGCCCGCAGTATCTGTTCCTGTCGACGGACAACCTCGCGGAGCCGGACTTCGAGGGCTCCAAGTACGTGTGCAGCACGCCTTTGAGGCCGCGCGAACACCAGGCCAAGCTGTGGCGCGGCCTGCGCACCAACGACCTCCAGGTGGTCTCCACCGACCACTGCCCGTTCTGCTTCGTCGGCCAGAAAGAACTCGGCCGCGGCGACTTCTCCAAGATCCCCAACGGCCTCCCGGGCGTCGAGAACCGCATGGACCTGTTGCACCAGGCCGTCGTCGACGGGCACATCTCGCGCCGCCGCTGGATCGAGATCGCCTGCGCGACCCCGGCCCGTATGTTCGGCATGTACCCGAAGAAGGGCACCATCGCGCCGGGCGCGGACGCCGACATCGTCATCTACGACCCGCACGCCGAGCAGGTCATGTCCGCCGAGACGCACCACATGAACGTCGACTACTCGGCGTACGAGGGCAAGCGCACCACCGGCCGGGTCGAGACGGTCCTCTCGCGCGGCGAACTCGTCATCACCGAGCGGGAGTACACCGGACACGCCGGGCACGGCGTCTACACCCCCCGCTCCACCTGTCAGTACCTCAACTAG
- a CDS encoding nitrilase-related carbon-nitrogen hydrolase, which yields MSRVIRAAIFQTAWTGDKESMIQVHEQAARDAAAQGAQVLCFQELFYGPYFCQVQDKAFYEYAEQIPDGPIVKRFQTLAKELGLVLVLPMYEEEQPGVLYNTAAVIDADGKYLGKYRKHHIPQVPGFWEKFYFRPGNAGWPVFETAVGKIGVYICYDRHFPEGWRALGLGGAEIVFNPSATSRGLSRYLWQLEQPASAVANEYFIGAINRVGVEELGDNDFYGTSYFVDPEAQFVGEVASDKETELVVRDLDLAKLREVRDRWQFFRDRRPDAYGPLTAP from the coding sequence ATGAGCAGAGTCATCCGCGCAGCCATCTTCCAGACGGCCTGGACCGGCGACAAGGAGTCGATGATCCAGGTCCACGAGCAGGCGGCCCGCGACGCGGCCGCCCAAGGTGCTCAAGTGCTGTGCTTCCAGGAGCTGTTCTACGGGCCCTACTTCTGCCAGGTCCAGGACAAGGCGTTCTACGAGTACGCAGAGCAGATCCCGGACGGCCCGATCGTCAAACGCTTCCAGACGCTCGCCAAGGAGCTGGGCCTCGTCCTCGTCCTGCCGATGTACGAGGAGGAGCAGCCGGGCGTCCTCTACAACACCGCCGCCGTGATCGACGCGGACGGCAAGTACCTCGGCAAGTACCGCAAGCACCACATCCCGCAGGTGCCCGGCTTCTGGGAGAAGTTCTACTTCCGCCCCGGGAACGCCGGCTGGCCGGTCTTCGAGACCGCTGTCGGCAAGATCGGCGTCTACATCTGCTACGACCGGCACTTCCCGGAGGGCTGGCGCGCGCTGGGGCTCGGCGGTGCCGAGATCGTGTTCAACCCGTCGGCCACCTCGCGCGGCCTGTCCCGCTATCTGTGGCAGCTGGAGCAGCCGGCGTCGGCCGTCGCCAACGAGTACTTCATCGGCGCGATCAACCGCGTCGGCGTCGAGGAGCTCGGCGACAACGACTTCTACGGCACCTCCTACTTCGTGGACCCGGAGGCCCAGTTCGTCGGCGAGGTGGCCAGCGACAAGGAGACCGAACTCGTCGTCCGCGACCTGGACCTGGCCAAGCTCCGCGAGGTCCGCGACCGCTGGCAGTTCTTCCGCGACCGCCGCCCGGACGCGTACGGCCCGCTGACGGCGCCGTAA